A window of Sebastes umbrosus isolate fSebUmb1 chromosome 6, fSebUmb1.pri, whole genome shotgun sequence genomic DNA:
CTTAAGAAATCTCATGTACAAATTTATATGCCGGCTAAATCACTCTGAGAATGACATAATCTTGCGGTAGTCTAACATAAGATTTAGCACTACACGGTACCGATCACAGCTGTGGAAGCATTTgtatagttctttatatgtaaggcattgatatatattaatatttttaatctcttttaatcatgactttttattgtgcttcttgtattataatgtattatatgtaatgtcttgttttttatctggaccttgagtctgcaataaagtttggattgaattgaattaaccgaccaaacatgttctagaaagGTTTGATGTTGTATTACCACTAGTGGTGCTCCACTAATCAGTCATCGTGTCATTCTGCTGTATATGGAGTTTTATACATGTTAGTAAATGTAAACAGTGTAGTAAACTGTGCAGATGGTATACTTTGCAGAGAAAACAATTTCACATAAAGTGCTCAGGAACTTAATGACCACCCAGTTTAGCAGTATGAAAAAACGTGACTGTATAAAGAACCCAGATAAAACATCTCATGAgaactgtttttattgttaCCTACAAAGAGCCACAAACTAATTTACAAAAGACCTTGAAAAAGTGGAAGCATCAAACCTATTAAatcattgtttttacattttcacagtAGAACTTTGAAAACAGTAAATCCATCAGGAAAAAACCCATCACCCTCATGTTGACTCTTGTTCATTCACCAGAGCACACTTATCAAGCATCACAGACATACTGACGGGCTGCCATCAGTCTATCGGTTTGCATAGCTAGGTAATCTCACCCAAGTATATGCCAGCTAAAAATAATTTGTATTGGGTGCAGCTACCCGTGACAGCCATTCAAAGTTTGATCGTTCTGTAGATTATGACAATAACTACCACATGTTGGAACCTGGAAACAGCACAGAAATGCTcaaaacatgttaacatttcataCTTTGTGATTTCATTCATACCTTGGGAAATACCTTGCAGTCTTGACTGAAGCACTACATTGCCAACCTAGTGCCCCAACAACACACAATGGTGATGATCCAGCAAGTGACAACCAGAGTTCCCACCATATACGACTAATTATTGCCAAATTTGTGAGGAAAATAACTAAAATACAGCAGGAGACATATCTGACTTTACTTAGCTAAAGCACTCCAGATGTCTGGTGTAAAAATAGAATAGCAAACAAGATATCTCTGGCAGTGCTTTGGCTAGAACGTACCATGGTTGTGCAGATGGCCTCGCTTCCCAAAAAGCACATTAAGGCTAAGATGATCTTTAGTCCCACCGTAAGTCTATGGGCTAAGACCATCTTAGCTTTAAGATGTTTTAGTGAAACGAGGTCCCGATCTGTGCGAAACAGTGGTGTCAGTGATAGTAAAATAGAATGGATTTGCCAAACTCTATTAAAAGAATCATACTggtgttttatgcatgttttttttccaacttttcagACACGCTAGACATAAGTGATCCATCACAGTGAACCCATTGGCTTTATGTTAAGTCAAAGTTgtgttatatttatgttttaataaagcTGAAAATGATTATGAAATTGAAAAGTGTTCATTAATTGATGCAAAAAAGGGCTTGTGGGATCCTTTTTGCAATGCCCACATTTGATtcttgtttatttcacaacaacataGCTTGTTAATACAACGCTGCACTCAAATTTGAGACGGTGGAACGTCCCATAAGCACATTAACACACTGAAATGATCggcttttaaatgtattaacatGCAGTGATAATGTTAAAAGTTAACTACATAAACGGTCACTGTAATGGATCTCAACACACAAGTTGATTTACACTGAAAACGGAACAAGTGGCtgctgaaaaacaaatctgGTATGCTTTAGAAAATGGTTGGCAGTAAAGTATGTATGTGGTTTGTAGTCAAAACAGCTAAATAAAACACGCAAAAAGCCTTGTATGGTCCTTTaacaattcattatttttaccCCTTGATCTGTTGGTATGGATAACATTAATGCTCAATTAATGAACTAGTTAATCAACTGAATTTCATAAAGATTTCATCACTCTTCGCTCTCTAACCCTTCAAGGCAAAAAGGCAACATTCAAACTGGATCTCAGGCTTTGCTGGCCTGCTGTGTGTAGCCCTCTGTGATATTGTCCTCCTCCACCCTGACTCGCAGATGCTCCTGACAGTGTTCTAGGAAAGAGTCCAGTGCTGAGAAACCCTGCTGGCAAGGCACACAGTGGTACAGCCTCTGCCTCTTTGAGCCCGGCCATTTACAGGTGTCCATCTCGTTAGTGCACACACTGCACTGTCTCCTCTTCACGGAGGACTGGTGGAGCTCCACGTGCTCCCTTAGCTGCGACTGCAGAGAGAAAACCTCAGCACAGGAGGGGCATGGGAACTCTCTCTCcagttcctcctcctcatcatcctcctcctcctcgtcgtcgtcgtcctcctcctccaccacttcAGGCACTTCCCTACATCTCCCTGGATCCGTAACCTTGTTGTCTAATCTGGCCACTTTCCTGGGCCTCCCTGGACCAGCCTTAACAGTCTTGTTTTCTGCTATGCTGCTTTTTACTGTATTTGGTCTATTTTCTGATAACTCGGAGTCTTTGGTGGTACATTCTACAGGCTGGCTGTTGTTTTTGATTGCGGTGAAGCTTGACGCTGAGTGCTGTCTGCAATGTGCCTTAAGTGATAAATGATGGACGAAGACTTTGCCGCACACCTGACATGGATACGTGCCTGGTCTCCTGATCCTGCGAATGACAGGCATCGGTTCACTCATaatatttttctctctgctgtgcTTCTCTTTTCTGTGCATGTACAACTTAGAGGTGCTCCTGAAAACCATGTCGCAAGAGCGGCAGTCCAGAagctttgttttgtattttggcattttaatTAGATCTCCATTCACCTTGGTACTCCCTCCTTTCCTTGCTTCTCCACCAGTACCTTCTCCTTTGGTCTTTTGTCCCTGTCGAGCTATCAGCTGCTCCTCTGCATGGTTGGCCTGTTCATGGCGTTGCAGTCCAACATCTGTGCGGAACGTTTTCAAACAGAATTGGCACACATTgacagctctgctgctgggcccTGGGGTGTCTGAAGAATCAGAGCGGGTCGAGTCTCCCTCAGAAACAGGTGGAGAATCATCTGGAAGGCTACTTGCGTCAACTGTATCTGATGGGGACGGTGGTTCACTACAACCAGCTTGCTGATGTTGCAGCAGAGCCTGCTTCTGGCTGAAGCCTCTCCCACACAGGGCACATGCGTAAGGACTACCGTCCAGGAGATGAGGTGACTTGTCCTGCTGCCTGCCAGGATCTGAGGAGCGAGTCGCACACGCAGGGCACGGAGAACTCAGCTGTGACTCTCCATGACAAAGCTCACATGGGGGAGAGTCATGATTACATGTATGTAGCTGTAAGGACGATCTCAGGGAGAACTCCTGCCCACAAGACGGACACCGGTGAGGCTTGGGTAATGTGTGCTCTAGTTCCTGGTGATGCAACAGATCTGTTGCATAAGGGAAGCCCTTACCACATTCTTGACAAACATACGTAGGCAAGTGGgatggctgctgctgcctcttgttttgtgtgtgttgtttagtGGCGATGAAGCTGGCGAGCCTGGATAGTGTATCTGTGGCGGTCCTGGAGCCTCTGAACGACTCCTGGGCCCTTGTGGTGCCCCAGCTgactccatccatcctctttcACCAAGCTTCTCTCCTGCTGAGGAGGATACAGTTTGATTCATTAGCTTGGAAATCACGCAAAAAAAAGGCTAAAGCAAGGCAAGgcagttttatttgtatagcacatttacataaacattcaataacattgcaacaaagtgcaacagaacattaagacataattaaaacagttataaaaacataaacacattaaaaattagaaaataaaaacaagccaattataaaagctaggatagaagctaaaatagagtataacacacaagagtaaaagctctagtgcagtataagatcatcatctggtttaataaaaggtcctgcaggtttctgggagcttgttccaaatatttggtgcataaaaactgaacgctgcttctgcatgtttagtcctgactctggggacactaagcagacctgatccagacctgatccagacctgatccagatgacctgagaggtctggatggttcataacatagcagaagatcagaaatgtattttggccctacaccatttagtgctttgtaaaccagcagcagtattttgtaATCAAAAACCCATACAgcagtgtttaaaaaaagataccAAGCAGCTGTTACCTGACTGGGAGGCAAAGTCAACAAGCTAACATTAGTCAAATGTGAGGTGGGGAAAGGGGAAGCAGACCTTCTTGTTAACttgttcctctttctttctgcttAACGATAATATGTAGCTACATTTAATATAAAGAAGCTCAGTCAGATAATAACTGAGCAGCTAGAGGTACATTTAGAGATAAGTCGATGCTAGGATAGCAGCAGCGCGACTACAGGCTAGCTGCATgtttgctaacgttagctcgtCAGCTAGCCGCACTAACATGACATAAAcacagtctctatcagtctaaACAGCTGAGCTCGGTACTCACACGGACAAGGCTCGACGGGTTTCTTGCCAACTGGTTATATTCAGACGGTTCGTCGCAGCAACATCTGGTTTCGTTGCCGAAAACCACCCTGGCATGGCTGCAAAAGTGAAACCGAAGTTTGTTACGTTACTTTATCTCTTGAGTTGTCAGCAGCGTCACTTCCTGTACGTCACTTCCGGTGAGTTACtaatttagatagatagatagatagtaactttattgatccagagggaaattcaagtttccagcatcacagttccatagtgcaaaacatgttagtaaaaaagttagtagtgcaaaatacgaagtacaaaaaaatataccagatatagaaatacaaggagatgaagaaaactgttaaaactgaatatagtgcagggtaacagctgtattaaaaagtgcagaagagactgttaagaatgagtatagtgcagggtaactccagtagcttagtctatgaaagtgcactgtatgcattatctgtcctgcagaccgtcctcctttgtccccccccccctccctagagaggtgttgtacagtttgatggctctgggggacaaaggatttcctgagtctgtctgtggagcacttggggagcagcagcctgccgctAAACAAGTGTTTGTGAGTAATTTGTTGCTATCAAAAGACACACAAATGCCAAAAATGAAGAATAACAATGGTTTAATATCGGTGTTACTGTAATTACAGCATTACatatttttcttcatttaaacCAGCCCTGACTACTGAAGCCCAATAAAGACTTggcatattattattgttgaaacagcatttaaacacatgtcaaacaaatcaacaagtttttttatttttttttattttgtcagccTTTAGTTATCAACATCATATTCTGAGGACATAATGACCCTTTAGATAAAAACAGCATGGAGTGAACAATCAGTTGGCGTACctgaatgaggaaaaaaaaaaacgactttaAGGCTAAAGGCATACATTCAACAACACTCACAAAAACATTCAACATGTTTCAGATGGGTAAAACAAAAGTTGATGAACACAATAAAGCAAAAGCTGGCAAggaataaaccataaataagtATATGACAGTGTTAGATTtctccaaaaataaaaatgatctatttcttttttctatttcactGACTCTGAATTTTAGTACTGTCGTATCTGCAGAAGAACTTCATTGAGTGTAATGCCTTAAAGTAACTTAGACCTCAAGCTTAAGGACCGAATAATTCCTGAATATGAATAACGACTCTTGCAAACCATGAAATATGTTTCTCCGTTCAATTTGTTGTAGTCTACAGTCACCAGCCAGGAATGTAATGCACAGTAAATCCTGCTTTTTGCTTCAGAATGCTCCAAAATGACCAAAGCAAAATCCTTAAAAACACATCTGATGGTAGGGGAAATCAAAGTATCA
This region includes:
- the si:ch211-148l7.4 gene encoding zinc finger protein 271, with the translated sequence MDGVSWGTTRAQESFRGSRTATDTLSRLASFIATKQHTQNKRQQQPSHLPTYVCQECGKGFPYATDLLHHQELEHTLPKPHRCPSCGQEFSLRSSLQLHTCNHDSPPCELCHGESQLSSPCPACATRSSDPGRQQDKSPHLLDGSPYACALCGRGFSQKQALLQHQQAGCSEPPSPSDTVDASSLPDDSPPVSEGDSTRSDSSDTPGPSSRAVNVCQFCLKTFRTDVGLQRHEQANHAEEQLIARQGQKTKGEGTGGEARKGGSTKVNGDLIKMPKYKTKLLDCRSCDMVFRSTSKLYMHRKEKHSREKNIMSEPMPVIRRIRRPGTYPCQVCGKVFVHHLSLKAHCRQHSASSFTAIKNNSQPVECTTKDSELSENRPNTVKSSIAENKTVKAGPGRPRKVARLDNKVTDPGRCREVPEVVEEEDDDDEEEEDDEEEELEREFPCPSCAEVFSLQSQLREHVELHQSSVKRRQCSVCTNEMDTCKWPGSKRQRLYHCVPCQQGFSALDSFLEHCQEHLRVRVEEDNITEGYTQQASKA